Below is a genomic region from Deltaproteobacteria bacterium HGW-Deltaproteobacteria-18.
ACAACCGCGCCGGAGAAAAGATTCTCGACCACCTGGGATTCATTTCCGAAGAGAGCTTTCAGCACATTGTCGAGCGACTCCTGCAGATGCCATGAACATTCTCGCCGATCTGGCTGAAAGGGCAATTCTGGAGGCCCAGCAGCGCGGCGAATTCGAGAATTTGAGCGGCCAGGGCCAGCCATTGGCCGAGACAAGCGACCCCTTCATGCCCGAAACGCTGCGCATGGCCTACAAGGTGCTCAAGAATGCCGGCTACGTGCCCAGGGAGATTCAGTCCCAGCGGGAGATCAGATCGCTCATCGAGTGCCTGGAACGAGAAACGGACGAAGCCCGAAAGATGCGCCAGATACAGAAAGTCCAGCTCTTCATCGCCAGGGCCAAGCTCGAGCATGGCGGCCTGCTGCAGGAAGAAAACGAAAACTATTTCCGCAAAGTCGTGGCTCGCGTCACGCTCAATAAAGCCTGATTCCCATGAATAATCAAAGACGTTCGCTCCTGAAGGCCGCCCTGGCCCCCCTGCTGTTGCCCCTCTTTGGCCATGAAGCCCTGGCCGCGCAGCCACCCCTGTCCGAAATTTCGGAGATCCGGATCATCCAGGCCAAGGACCCGGCGCGCATCCTCGATCGAGTCTCGGCTTCGGGCTTTGCGCACTCCATGGCCCAATCGGTGCTGGCCTACATCATCGAAAGCTACCCCAAGGGCAACCTGCCGGTCTGGAAAAAGCCCCTGTCCGAGATCGACCTGCATTCGCGCATCCCCGAGATCTGCACGCATGTGGTGCAGGGCGTCCTGCGTCACGCTTCCATCTATCCCGTGGACCCCTGCTGGATCATGGGGCAGATGATGGCCGAGTCCTTTTTTTACGAATTCGCCGTGTCCTCGGCCCTGGCCGTCGGTCCCTGCCAGTTCATGGCCGCCACGGCCAGAGGATACGATCTGATCTGCGCCGACCAGCACGGACAGCCGGCCGGTTTTGCCCTGCGCGAAGACCTGGAGGCCGAATTCAAACAAGCCGCGACATATCGCGACCAGATGCGGGCCCTGCGCCGGGAGCAGCCGGACCTGTTCGGGAACGCGGCCAAACTGCTGCGCACCCTGGTCAATGCCCAGGCTGCAGGCAAGCCGCTGAGCGCCGCCGGAACCTACGCCCTGGCCCTGGACCGCATGGACCTCCTGCAGGCCCGTTACAACGAATCACGGGACAATTGCCGCCTTTTCCTGAGTGAAAATTTCAAGAACCGCTCCATTTTTTCGCCCCAGGATGTGGTTTTCCTCGAAAAATTCGACCAGCGCGTCCTCTACTCCCATTCCATCAACGCCATGGTCAAAATGATGGCCGAAAACCTGCGCGCCCGCAGCGGCAACATTCTCGCCGCCACGGCCGGATACAATGCGGGGCTTGGCAACACGGACTCCAAATACGGGGTCTACACCGCCTACGGACGCATCCCCAACCTTGGCGAGACCGTGGATTATGTCAGCAAGATCCTCGTCAACCATCACGAAATCACCCGCCGCATCGTGTAGGAGAAAGGCCGTGAACCCTGCCAAAGTCAGGCGCGACAAGCTTCGAGATCTGACCGACCTGCCCAACATCGGCCCGGCCATGGCCCGGGATCTGCGGCTGCTCGGCTTCGAGCGCCCGGACCAGCTCATCGGCCAGAACCCGCAAACCCTCTACGACCGCCTCTGTGAACTGACCGGAACACGGCAGGACCCCTGCGTGCTGGATGTTTTCGTATCCGTGACCCGGTTCATGGACGGGGACGAGCCCAGATCCTGGTGGTTCTACACGCCGGAAAGAAAGTCCTGACCGCCAACTGTGCCCGCATGACCCTGCGCGCTCTGGTTCAAAACCTGCAAGTCGCGCCCTCTTCCGCTTCCGCAGTTGAAGTCATGGATCGCCGCGTCGAGGACTTCTCGCGATGACGGCTATGTAAGGCTTCATCGCGGGCGCAACGCAACCACATCGAACAATGGCACGAAATCCATGCCGCCGATATCTTTGTCTGGTGAAAACATGATGGAGAGCCCACGCTTTGCCCGACATGATCACGTCGAAAATCCGCTACGCGAGCCTCGCCCTCACGGTACCCGCCAGGCATCGGGGTTGAATTCCCGACTGTTTGGGAATAATGTCCTGCTTGAGCGGGAAATATTCCCAAATGACAACTTTCATCCTTGTCCCGATAATCGATTTTGGCCCTTTCCTTGCTCTTGTCACCTTCCCTGGCTTTAGACGGGCCAGGAATGGTTTTCTGTACATTTTTGTCACTAACTACCGTTTTCCGCCGAAAAAATATGACAATAATGTCATATCAAGAAGCGGTGTTTGAACAGCAAAGGGAGTAGCGCGCTATGTGTCGATTGTTTGCGCTGACCAGCAGCGAACCCGTCTCCCCCATGGATGCCATCCGGGCCTTGGATGTCATGCGCGAGGGGCACGACGGATCAGGAGTCGGCCTTTATTTATCGGATCTGGGCGGCCCGTTCGAGTCCATGAAGGGTTGTCCCACACTGTCGGGAATCTTCACCGATGCCGGTGTCGAACGTCTGGACGCTTTCATGGATTCCAAGGGTTTTACCCTGAGGCACGACCTCGCCATCACGCCCAAAGGCCCCATGCCGACATGGACCCCACGGCGTGATCGTTACATCGTGAGGACCTATGACATCCCCGCCGAATGGAATGACCTGAGCGAAGAGGAGAAAGGCCTCGGTTACCTGAAAACCCGGCTTGAACTCAAGCACATGGGTCTGGCCGACGAAAGCATCACCGTTTTCTCCTTCTGGCCGGACACGGTCATGATCAAGGAGATCGGAGATCCATTGCAGGTCGGCGAGTATCTGGGGCTTGACCGGCCCGAGATAATGAGCCGCCTCGTTCTGGCCCAGGGGCGCCAGAACACCAACTACGCCATCAATCTCTACGCCTGCCATCCTTTCTTCGTCGAAGGGATCAGCACCATGACCAATGGCGAAAATACGGCCTTCATCCCCATCCGCGACTATCTCGCAGCCCAGGGGATTCCCGGCTACGAAGGCTACAACTCCGATTCGGAAGTTTTCACCCACATCCTGCACTACACGATCAAGAAGCTGGGCCTGCCCTTCGAAGCGTACAAGCACATCATCACGCCGCTCAAAGACCATGAAATGAAGGACCACCCTGACAAGGAGTTCCTGTCCAAGCTGAAGCAGATCTGCCGCCGCCTCATCATCGACGGCCCCAACTGCGTCATCGGCTGCCTGCCGGACAAGTCCATGTTCATGGTCCAGGACAGCAAGAAGCTGCGCCCCGGCGTGGTCGGAGGCCGGCCCGGCATCTACGCGTTCTCTTCCGAGATCTGCGGCCTGGACCTGGCCATCCCCGATCGCGACAAGTCCCAGGATTTTCAACCCATGCATCTTGATTCGGCCATTGTCGGCCCGGACCGCCAGGAGATCAAAGTATGTCGGCAAACACAGCCATTAGCCCTTCCCAACTGAGCATCAAGGACCTGCCCTGGCAGATCGAGTGGAACAAGGACCGCTGCACCCTTTGCGGCCAGTGCTGCGCCGTGTGCCCCATGCAGTCCATTGAGCTTGGCACCTTCCGCAAGCGCACGATCAAGGTTCCGGCGGGCTTCAAAAACAAGCCCGAAAACGAGCACACCATCTACTATGGCATCCGCCAGCGCACGGCCCCGCACCAGGCCTGCGTGGGTTGCGGCACGTGTACCATGGTCTGCCCCAACGACGCCATCCTGCCCGTCCATTCCGACGAAAAGGACAAGCTGCGCTACCACGTCAACCTCGGCGGCCAGCCCCGCACCCGCGGCGGCCGGCGCAATGACAACAACTCGCTGCTGGACCAGATCAAGTTCATCCGCATCTCCATGCTGACCGACCCGGCCCTTGATTCGGGACGCCACGAATTCGACCTGCGCACCCTCATCGGCCGCATCCAGAGTCCCATGGAAGGACTGGCCACCATCAAGGAACACGGCTGGGCCCCGCCCGTGCGCGAGATCTACCCGCTGATGATCGGCGGCATGTCTTTCGGTGCGCTCTCGCCCAACATGTGGGAAGGCATGCAGATGGGCGTAGCCTACCTGAACGAGGAGCTGGGAATGCCCGTGCGCATGTGCACCGGCGAGGGCGGATGTCCGCCGCGCCTGCTCAGATCGCGTTTTCTCAAATATGTCATACTGCAGATCGCGTCGGGCTACTTCGGCTGGGACGAGATCATTCACGCCATCCCGCAGATGAAGGAAGACCCATGCGCCGTGGAGATCAAGTACGGCCAGGGCGCCAAGCCAGGCGACGGCGGGCTTCTCATGTGGCACAAGGTCAACCAGCTCATCGCGGCCATCCGCGGCGTGCCTCCGGGAGTCAGCCTGCCAAGCCCCCCCACGCATCAGACCCAGTATTCCATCGAGGAATCCGTGGCCAAGATGATCCAGTCCATGTCCATGGCCTGGGGCTTCCGCGTGCCGGTCTACCCAAAGATCTCGGCCACGACCACGACCAACGCGGTCCTGAACAACCTCTGCCGCAACCCCTACGCGGCCGGACTGGCCGTTGACGGCGAGGACGGCGGCACGGGCGCGGCCTACAACGTTTCCATGAACCACATGGGCAGCCCCATCGCCTCCAACATCCGCGACGCCTATCTGACCCTGTGCAAGATCGGCAAGCAGAACGAGGTGCCGCTCATCGCCGGTGGCGGCATCGGCAAGAACGGCAACCTT
It encodes:
- a CDS encoding DUF1992 domain-containing protein gives rise to the protein MNILADLAERAILEAQQRGEFENLSGQGQPLAETSDPFMPETLRMAYKVLKNAGYVPREIQSQREIRSLIECLERETDEARKMRQIQKVQLFIARAKLEHGGLLQEENENYFRKVVARVTLNKA
- a CDS encoding glutamate synthase is translated as MCRLFALTSSEPVSPMDAIRALDVMREGHDGSGVGLYLSDLGGPFESMKGCPTLSGIFTDAGVERLDAFMDSKGFTLRHDLAITPKGPMPTWTPRRDRYIVRTYDIPAEWNDLSEEEKGLGYLKTRLELKHMGLADESITVFSFWPDTVMIKEIGDPLQVGEYLGLDRPEIMSRLVLAQGRQNTNYAINLYACHPFFVEGISTMTNGENTAFIPIRDYLAAQGIPGYEGYNSDSEVFTHILHYTIKKLGLPFEAYKHIITPLKDHEMKDHPDKEFLSKLKQICRRLIIDGPNCVIGCLPDKSMFMVQDSKKLRPGVVGGRPGIYAFSSEICGLDLAIPDRDKSQDFQPMHLDSAIVGPDRQEIKVCRQTQPLALPN
- a CDS encoding glutamate synthase, producing the protein MSANTAISPSQLSIKDLPWQIEWNKDRCTLCGQCCAVCPMQSIELGTFRKRTIKVPAGFKNKPENEHTIYYGIRQRTAPHQACVGCGTCTMVCPNDAILPVHSDEKDKLRYHVNLGGQPRTRGGRRNDNNSLLDQIKFIRISMLTDPALDSGRHEFDLRTLIGRIQSPMEGLATIKEHGWAPPVREIYPLMIGGMSFGALSPNMWEGMQMGVAYLNEELGMPVRMCTGEGGCPPRLLRSRFLKYVILQIASGYFGWDEIIHAIPQMKEDPCAVEIKYGQGAKPGDGGLLMWHKVNQLIAAIRGVPPGVSLPSPPTHQTQYSIEESVAKMIQSMSMAWGFRVPVYPKISATTTTNAVLNNLCRNPYAAGLAVDGEDGGTGAAYNVSMNHMGSPIASNIRDAYLTLCKIGKQNEVPLIAGGGIGKNGNLAANAASLIMLGASAVQIGKYAMQAAAGCVGSESDRCNVCNIGVCPKGITSQDPRVYRRLDPEKVAERLVELYVSFDMEMKKIFAPLGRSTSLPIGMSDALGIADKDAADRLAIKYVV
- a CDS encoding mitomycin resistance protein; amino-acid sequence: MNPAKVRRDKLRDLTDLPNIGPAMARDLRLLGFERPDQLIGQNPQTLYDRLCELTGTRQDPCVLDVFVSVTRFMDGDEPRSWWFYTPERKS